One Salminus brasiliensis chromosome 5, fSalBra1.hap2, whole genome shotgun sequence DNA segment encodes these proteins:
- the LOC140555870 gene encoding uncharacterized protein isoform X1 yields the protein MDTTCSSSELSSSSTKATNERTGRSERRLPAHKQDLSLDASTARSVPDISGTTLASYRRAKSLDRRVTESSMTPDLLNFKKGWMTKLYEDGLWKKHWFVLTDQSLRYYRDSIAEEAADLDGEIDLSTCYDVTEYPVQRNYGFQIHSKEGLFTLSAMTSGIRRNWIQAIMKSVRPTITPDVTRKNVSLKLSVLKPSSLPEEQAKARATLDLTQPTPDVSQTSHSPKVEIQRSCEVISDSAPPPEQRKTRVRERRREGRSKTFDWAEFRPGQEKVGPARERADTLDVSSASSPSSLSSSASSPVSSTSSPQTSSSLSAPGPAPSDRRLLRQEEEVEEECTKRGQDQRRCFHPSSPLPPTTTVGGTTVADGQCKPPSDVLKDHGRMDVDNAVSVGVASGAQTANHNPDVQVEIEQRWHQVETTPLREEKQVPITGSPAPLSAGDRIPPQELAAILDKELGQTQRELVRLQEQNSLLQEQLQDARGREQSAREGYVLQSASAPGQPSSDSTTSSSPHQVPWQHLTKLNQDLKTELESQRRKHDLANQQVTTLRRSYSAAQDVIGHHETEIEALQAKLASAMAEIVASEQAVARMRSELKLEQGRCREHEEEWTRNEATLRAQLRDSEERLRDVEASLLEKTQALRLLERQQALQRDQRKEVHRLQEKLTEVTGRLIATEEAQALREERERKEQRSLEEKHERERQGLTRRLAESEEKNREVEEQLQEVQEQVDVLLRGNGDRVMGSEVKVEVLHLQQQLSEQADMVETLRESVQRLEEERDHLTCRCQELVNQIAEADREVGKLQERLKTEEADYYSLESSYERVSEEFAKISRVLREKEEEVRQTKELYEQLVRQKEQDLNEAFIKMAALGSSLEETELRLQAREDLLKQMGRGEVEPCEAEKQLKAKLAVAEDRIAELEQHLDALRLGYADLRMDRCSSQENVLETLEKEMERDVTFSNTSSSLTLTRSSSETEVSLAKRQRIRFSNIQCQKYHQSQGIDRFQMDNSSLDVTQEMSQDLIQETSPNLPGDGDLTHDFTQDISVVSDSSFQYCSDTEKFMSIIHALESKLKDTEEKLREITAKIQSQQEQPGNSEPVEASGGDTCAEPEQDVPDGKSLSCWDKDAQASRTSVEYKKALACVESCRVRVKKILSCQGEDSSAEAQVRALADIEKDLVNATFHMMQDDTTSDVPLTSCSPESMIQMFARMLAFEGIVLEKMAFSLEDPKSGLMQSLSEINRDAENLKKSHQGCLSIVYTDILVRKLMLESKLVDELREHLFQQECTPVERSDNVQSLGDGVLAQNIIDNTCINAELAYSLQDLKHTFQGRFEELQRDLFKVNETLLQRDTVVREALGALNNAKVSQDISDELGVATDASLADVTPPELAPYTELIEREEAHGLAEEIVERHLAGAMQSCGTDSTSSLQTGRKRLIAELKRQAKLLHHLSQQVEKTCKEGSSTVHSVLAGEIQGLLGHKDTRVLMCSPLCMHEALIQAQVAYVACRLRADHQRELLHCQETSRSMASLVQEHAQHVAAIHQRYQSSLDEERLSFSNTVSSLQEENGTLRKEAALRLQELQDQRERLAQLDEAFRDETEDLKRRHAEELSQVEQERAAGELALAERATESQRKLETLLQQVEGAELRHEEHIHKLEQEFRGRIQELERVHKEEIQKLHDRYSQTIRTLGEKFENLEEDLHRPCAEEARESCPMEEGDGPEQDVSRDSMSVLRDRVQELEQQMSSMRDELENKPPEGDVASLRDKYQRDFDSLKETCERGFAAMEETHQKVIEDLQRQHQREINKLLEERERLLEEETNATIAAIEAMKNAHREELEKSQRAQLSGVSADIEQLRMQYEEELQSIHRELEVLSEQYSQKCLENAHLAQALEAERQALQQCQRENQQLHTHNQELNNRLTVEITRMRSCLSGEKVVSPLTQGKDLYELEVLLRIKESEIQYLKQEINSLKDELQSALRDKKYASDKYKDIYTELSIVRAKADCDISKLREKLLAATEALGDRDADGGAVTPGYDIMKSKSNPDFLKKERSALSRQVRGVRSKSLKEGLTVQERMKLFEAKDSRKI from the exons agtAAGGAGGGGCTGTTCACACTGTCTGCTATGACGTCGGGCATACGGAGGAACTGGATCCAGGCAATAATGAAGAGTGTGCGTCCCACCATCACTCCTGACGTCACCCG GAAAAACGTCTCTCTCAAACTCTCTGTTCTCAAACCAAG TTCTCTTCCAGAGGAGCAGGCCAAAGCCAGGGCCACTTTGGACTTGACCCAGCCGACCCCTGATGTCTCCCAAACTTCGCACAGCCCTAAGGTTGAAATCCAGAGGTCATGTGAGGTCATAAGTGACTCCGCCCCACCTCCCGAGCAGCGTAAGACCAGAGTCCGTGAGCGCAGACGAGAGGGAAGGTCCAAAACCTTTGACTGGGCGGAGTTTCGCCCTGGACAGGAGAAGGTGGGGCCAGCAAGGGAGAGAGCAGACACATTAGACGTCAGCTCTGCCTCCTCTCCGTCCTCCCTCTCCTCGTCCGCTTCGTCTCCAGTGTCCAGCACTTCCTCTCCACAGACGTCCTCGTCCCTCTCCGCTCCTGGCCCGGCCCCCTCTGACAGGAGGTTACTTCGGCAGGAAGAGGAAGTGGAAGAGGAGTGTACAAAACGTGGCCAGGATCAACGCCGCTGCTTTCATCCTTCGTCGCCCCTTCCTCCCACGACAACTGTGGGCGGGACCACAGTTGCTGATGGTCAGTGTAAGCCCCCCTCTGACGTCCTGAAGGATCACGGGAGGATGGATGTAGACAACGCTGTCTCTGTGGGAGTGGCCAGTGGAGCTCAAACAGCCAATCATAATCCTGATGTACAAGTGGAAATCGAACAAAGGTGGCATCAGGTGGAGACCACGCCTCTCCGAGAAGAAAAGCAAGTGCCAATCACCGGTAGCCCTGCCCCCCTCTCTGCTGGAGACAGGATACCCCCGCAAGAGCTCGCTGCCATTCTGGACAAAGAG TTGGGGCAGACGCAGAGAGAGTTGGTGAGGCTGCAGGAGCAGAACAGCCTCCTGCAGGAGCAGCTGCAGGACGCCCGTGGACGAGAGCAGAGTGCACGGGAGGGATATGTGTTACAG AGTGCCTCTGCACCAGGACAGCCTTCATCTGACTCCACCACTTCTTCCTCCCCTCACCAAGTGCCATGGCAGCATCTTACTAAGCTAAACCAGGATCTGAAGACGGAGCTGGAATCCCAGCGACGGAAGCACGATCTGGCCAATCAGCAGGTCACCACCTTGAGACGGAGCTACAGCGCGGCTCAGGATGTGATCGGCCATCACGAGACCGAGATAGAGGCTTTGCAGGCTAAGCTAGCTTCTGCCATGGCAGAGATTGTTGCAAGCGAGCAGGCGGTGGCCCGAATGCGCAGCGAGCTGAAGCTGGAGCAGGGACGCTGCCGCGAGCACGAGGAAGAGTGGACCAGAAACGAGGCGACTTTGCGAGCGCAGCTTCGCGATAGTGAGGAGCGACTCCGGGATGTAGAAGCTAGTCTGCTGGAGAAGACCCAGGCCCTGAGGCTGCTGGAACGCCAGCAGGCCCTGCAAAGGGACCAGCGCAAGGAAGTGCACAGGCTGCAGGAGAAGCTCACCGAGGTTACCGGTCGTCTCATTGCCACGGAGGAAGCGCAGGCTCTAAGGGAAGAACGGGAGAGGAAGGAGCAACGTAGCCTGGAGGAGAAACATGAGCGGGAGCGGCAAGGACTGACCCGCAGGCTTGCCGAGTCAGAGGAGAAGAATCGTGAGGTTGAAGAGCAGTTGCAGGAGGTGCAGGAACAAGTGGATGTACTGCTCAGAGGAAATGGGGACCGGGTCATGGGGTCAGAAGTGAAGGTGGAGGTGCTGCATCTGCAACAACAGCTGAGTGAGCAGGCAGACATGGTGGAAACCCTGCGGGAAAGTGTCCAAAGGTTGGAGGAAGAGCGGGATCACCTCACGTGCCGCTGCCAGGAATTGGTTAACCAGATTGctgaggcagacagagaggTGGGAAAACTGCAGGAGCGCCTGAAGACGGAGGAGGCAGACTACTATTCCTTGGAGAGCTCGTACGAGCGCGTCTCGGAGGAGTTTGCGAAGATCAGCCGTGTGCTGAGGGAAAAGGAGGAAGAGGTGCGGCAGACGAAGGAGCTGTACGAGCAGTTGGTGAGGCAGAAGGAGCAGGACCTCAATGAAGCCTTCATCAAGATGGCCGCACTGGGGAGCAGCCTTGAGGAAACCGAACTTCGTCTGCAGGCAAGGGAGGACCTTCTCAAACAGATGGGGCGTGGGGAGGTGGAGCCCTGTGAGGCAGAAAAACAGCTGAAGGCTAAGCTGGCGGTGGCGGAGGATCGGATTGCTGAACTTGAACAACACCTTGACGCTCTGCGATTGGGATATGCCGATCTCAGGATGGACCGTTGCAGCTCTCAGGAGAATGTGCTCGAGACTCTGGAGAAGGAGATGGAACGAGACGTCACCTTTTCCAACACCTCTTCCTCTTTAACTCTTACAAGAAGCAGCTCAGAAACGGAAGTTTCTCTTGCCAAGCGTCAGAGAATTCGTTTCTCTAACATTCAGTGCCAAAAATACCACCAGTCCCAAGGAATTGACCGGTTTCAGATGGATAACAGTTCCCTGGATGTAACTCAAGAGATGAGTCAGGACCTCATACAAGAGACAAGCCCAAATCTCCCAGGGGACGGAGACCTCACCCACGATTTCACCCAGGACATCAGTGTAGTGAGCGACAGCTCATTTCAGTATTGTAGTGACACTGAGAAATTCATGTCCATCATCCACGCACTGGAGTCCAAGCTTAAGGACACTGAGGAGAAGTTGAGGGAGATCACTGCAAAGATACAAAGTCAACAAGAGCAGCCTGGGAACAGCGAGCCTGTGGAGGCAAGCGGTGGTGATACCTGTGCTGAACCAGAGCAGGATGTACCTGATGGCAAATCCCTGTCCTGTTGGGACAAAGATGCACAGGCTAGTCGTACCAGTGTAGAGTACAAGAAGGCTCTGGCTTGTGTAGAGTCCTGCAGGGTAAGGGTTAAGAAGATCCTCAGCTGTCAGGGTGAAGACAGCAGTGCAGAAGCACAGGTCCGAGCCCTAGCAGACATTGAGAAAGACCTGGTTAACGCTACCTTTCACATGATGCAGGATGACACCACAAGTGATGTTCCTCTTACCTCCTGCAGCCCAGAGTCTATGATACAGATGTTTGCCAGAATGTTAGCCTTTGAGGGGATCGTTTTGGAGAAGATGGCATTTTCTCTTGAGGATCCAAAATCCGGTCTAATGCAAAGCCTCAGTGAGATAAACAGGGATGCAGAAAACCTAAAAAAGAGCCACCAAGGCTGCCTTTCAATAGTTTACACAGACATTCTTGTGAGAAAGCTCATGCTAGAGAGCAAACTGGTGGACGAACTGCGGGAACACCTGTTCCAACAGGAATGTACCCCTGTGGAAAGATCAGACAATGTTCAGTCACTAGGAGACGGTGTTCTAGCTCAGAACATCATCGATAACACTTGTATTAATGCTGAGCTTGCATACTCCCTTCAGGACCTGAAACACACTTTCCAAGGCAGGTTTGAGGAGCTTCAGAGGGACTTGTTCAAGGTAAATGAGACCTTACTGCAAAGGGACACAGTGGTGAGAGAGGCACTTGGTGCTTTAAACAATGCAAAGGTCTCACAGGATATCAGTGACGAGCTTGGTGTTGCTACTGATGCCTCCCTTGCTGACGTCACTCCTCCTGAACTCGCCCCTTACACAGAGTTGATTGAGAGGGAAGAAGCCCACGGTCTTGCTGAAGAAATTGTAGAAAGGCATTTGGCAGGAGCCATGCAGTCTTGCGGTACCGATTCAACCTCGTCGCTTCAGACTGGGCGAAAGCGTCTTATCGCTGAGCTGAAGAGACAAGCAAAGCTTCTCCATCATCTGTCCCAGCAGGTCGAAAAGACATGCAAGGAAGGTAGCAGCACAGTTCACTCGGTACTTGCAGGGGAAATCCAGGGACTTCTGGGGCACAAAGATACAAGAGTCTTAATGTGCAGCCCCCTCTGCATGCATGAGGCTCTGATCCAGGCACAGGTGGCATATGTTGCCTGTCGGCTGCGAGCGGACCACCAGAGAGAGCTCTTGCATTGCCAGGAGACCAGCCGCAGCATGGCGTCCTTGGTGCAGGAGCATGCCCAGCATGTGGCAGCTATCCACCAGCGCTACCAGAGTAGCTTGGATGAGGAGCGGCTTAGCTTCTCCAATACCGTGAGCTCCCTGCAAGAGGAAAATGGGACGCTGCGAAAGGAGGCAGCACTGCGGCTGCAAGAGTTGCAGGACCAGCGGGAGCGGCTGGCGCAACTCGACGAGGCGTTCCGCGACGAGACGGAAGATCTCAAGAGGAGGCATGCAGAGGAACTCAGTCAAGTAGAGCAAGAAAGAGCTGCCGGTGAGCTGGCCCTGGCAGAACGCGCCACAGAGAGCCAGCGCAAGCTCGAAACCCtgctgcagcaggtggagggagCCGAGCTTAGGCATGAGGAGCATATCCACAAACTGGAGCAGGAGTTCAGAGGAAGGATTCAGGAGCTTGAACGCGTACACAAAGAGGAGATCCAGAAGTTGCATGACCGTTACAGCCAGACCATCCGCACTTTAGGGGAGAAATTCGAGAATTTAGAAGAGGATCTGCACCGGCCTTGCGCAGAAGAGGCACGAGAGTCCTGCCCTATGGAGGAAGGGGATGGGCCTGAGCAGGATGTAAGCAGGGACTCGATGTCGGTGCTGAGAGACCGGGTGCAGGAGTTGGAGCAACAGATGAGTAGCATGCGTGACGAACTGGAAAACAAGCCACCAGAGGGAGATGTGGCCAGCCTGAGAGATAAATACCAGAGAGACTTCGACAGCCTCAAG gagaCGTGTGAGCGCGGCTTCGCGGCGATGGAGGAGACCCATCAGAAGGTAATCGAGGACCTTCAGCGTCAGCATCAGCGCGAGATCAACAAGctgctggaggagagagagaggctgctgGAGGAGGAGACTAACGCCACCATAGCTG caatTGAGGCGATGAAGAACGCTCATCGTGAGGAGCTGGAGAAATCCCAGCGTGCACAACTGAGTGGAGTCAGTGCAGACATCGAACAGCTGCGCATGCAGTATGA aGAGGAGCTTCAGTCGATTCACCGTGAGTTGGAGGTCTTATCTGAGCAGTATTCTCAGAAATGCCTGGAAAACGCCCACCTGGCCCAGGCCCTAGAGGCGGAGAGACAAGCCCTACAGCAGTGCCAGAGAGAAAACCagcagttacacacacacaaccag GAGCTGAACAATCGTCTGACGGTGGAGATCACCCGCATGCGGTCCTGTTTGAGCGGAGAGAAGGTGGTGTCTCCTCTAACACAAGGCAAAGACCTGTACGAGCTAGAG GTGCTGCTGCGGATTAAGGAGTCGGAGATTCAGTATCTCAAACAGGAAATCAACTCTCTAAAGGACGAGCTTCAGTCTGCACTGcgg gataAGAAGTACGCCTCTGATAAGTATAAGGATATCTACACTGAGCTGAGCATCGTCAGAGCTAAAGCTGACTGTGACATCAGCAAGTTGAGGGAGAAGCTGCTGGCAGCCACGGAGGCACTGGGTGATAGAGACGCAGATGGGGGCGCTGTTACACCCGGATATG ataTCATGAAGTCAAAGAGTAATCCTGACTTCCTGAAGAAGGAACGCTCTGCTCTATCCAGGCAGGTCCGTGGGGTCAGATCAAAG agtCTGAAAGAAGGATTGACGGTTCAGGAACGAATGAAGCTGTTTGAAGCAAAAGACTCCAGGAAGATCTGA